Below is a window of Campylobacter concisus DNA.
ACGAAGCCAAAATTTTGCTTGATAGAAATGGCAACATTATAAATATGAAGCTTGGCAGCGACGGAATTTGGAGATTTCACGAGCAAAGCTTCCCAAACTCGCTAAAACAATGCGTTGTGCTTTTTGAGGATAGGTATTTTTACTACCACTTTGGCGTAAATTTTGCCTCCATTTTTAGAGCATTTTTCCACAACCTAAGAAGCGATAACCGCATAGGGGCTAGCACCATCACGATGCAAGTGGCAAGAATGCTTGAGCCAAGTGATAGGAGCTATAAAAATAAGATAAGAGAAATTTTTAGAGCATTTCAGCTCGAGCTTCATTTTAGCAAGGATGAAATTTTAAATTTTTATCTAAATTTGGCCCCATATGGCGGCAATATCGAGGGAGTAAAGGCAGCAAGCTTTTTTTATTTTGGCAAGGAGCTAAACGAGCTTAGCTACGCTCAGGCAGCACTTTTAAGCACGATACCAAAAAATCCAAATAAAAATAGACTAGACCGCGTTTCAAACATAAATGCCTTAAAAAACAGGGTCATAAAGATGCTTTACAAGGCAAATTTAATCGATCTTAGCGCCTTTAAAAGAGCGCAGGCTGAGCCATTTAAAAATGTAAGAGCAAAAGCTATCGTAACCGCGGAAGATTATGCAAATGTAGCTTTTAAAAACCAAATTTCAAAGGCGAGTTTGGATCTAAATTTGCAAAAAGATATGCTTAAAATTTTAAAAGATACGATGTTTTCGCTAAAGGCTAAAAATGCAAACAACGCCGCAGCCGTGGTCATTGATAATAAAAAAATGAGCGTTGTTGCCTTCATAGGCTCTCATGATGAGCACGCGCGTGATGGCAAAAACTCAGCCCTAAATATGAAGCGAAACACCGGTAGCACGCTAAAGCCTTTTATCTATTCGCTAGCACTTGATAGCGGGCTTATAACGCCAAATTCGCAGTTAATTGATACGCAAATTTATATAAAAGAGTATGCTCCAAAGAATTTTAGTAATGATTTTTTAGGTATCGTAAGCGCGAAAGATGCTCTAAATTTCAGCCTAAATATTCCGGTTATAAATTTAAACTTAAAACTAAAAGACAATTCGCTTTACGAACTACTTGAAAAGGTAAATTTAGTAGATGAAGATAAAGAGTATTATGGAGCTTCTATAACGCTTGGAAGTGCTGAAATGAGCCTGCTTGATCTTGCTCATCTTTATACTATTTATGCAAATGACGGCATTTATAGGCCACTTGAGTTTGCTGGCAAAAACTACAAAAATGAAGAGAAAAATGTAACTCTAATATCGCCTCAAAGTGCCTATTTAACTGCTAAAATGCTAAGTGAAGCCTCAAGGTCATATCTAAAAAATGCTTGGCAGTACGCCCAAAACACACCAAAGATAGCTTTTAAAACTGGCACAAGCGCAAACTCACGCGATCTTTACGCCATAGGCGTTGATGAAAATTACACAATTGCTATTTGGATTGGAAATTTTAATGCCAGTAAAACTGATAAATTAACAGGACTAAATGACGTATCAAAGAGCCTTTTTGATATGTTTAAGATAATCGCTCAAAAAGAGAAGTTAAGATTTATGAGTGAGCCAGATGGCATAGAAAAGCTGCCAACCTGCCTTGATGCCTTTAACTATGAAAAGTGCAAAAAAATGGCACTTGATGATAGGATAAATGGTGTAGATTTAAAAGATAAATGCGAAAGTTTAAGAGGCGAAGAGCTTGATTTTTTGGTTAAAAATGAGCTTTTGGATAAAGATGAGATACAAAAAAGTCCTTGTGCTGAAATTTTTAAAGATAAAAAGCCAGTTTTTGCCTATCCGTATGACAATGAAGAGATAGTGACAGATGAAAATATTACACAAGTTATGGTAAAATGCTACGCGTTTTTAGGCGATGAAATTTACCTAAAAATAGATGATTTGAACTTTTCTAAGATAGAAAATGCAAGCGAGAAAAAGTTTGGTCTAACTCTTGGCGAGCACAGTATAAAATGCCTTGATCAAAACTCAAATCAAAGTGAAATAACAATAAAAATAAGGAGATAAAATGTGGCAAAAAGTAGCGCTTCTAGCACTTTTGGGAATGACAAATTTATATGCTTTGAGCCTAAATGGTACAGTACAGATAAAATCGCCCCTAAGCGTAGAGTTTGGACTAGAAGATAAAGTAGATAAAAATTTTGTTGGTATGCTAAGCGACAAAAAGCTACTTTTGTGCCAACCAGCATTAAATGGTACGGTTAGATTTAATAATCAAAGCTTGCTATTTTTTACAAAAGATATGCATGCTGGTTTGGATTATAGCTGCAAGCTTGAAAATGGAAGCACTGCTAGTTTTGCCACGAAAGAATTTGAGCTAACAAAGATAGAAAAAATAAGCGATAGCAAATATATACTTAAATTTAATGATGAAGTAAATATTGAAGCTGTCAAAAATATTGCTGTAAAAGATGCAAAATTTAAAGCGATTGAGCTTTCTAACAATAGCTTTGAACTTAATCTTGATAAAAATTTAAGCAATCCAGTTTTTGATTTTGGTGAAAAATTTGAGAGCAAATTTGGTGCAACGCTTTCAGGTGAAACGATAGTAAATTTTGCTGATGAAATAAGCGAAGAAAGCGTAAATATAAATGATAATGCAAAGAGTCTTGAGATACCTGAAATTTATCCAGTGAGCCTTGATAATGGCATCTTGGGCTTTAGAATTTATCTAAAAAATTGGCTTGATGACGACATTAACTTAAAAAAATTTATAAACATTAAAGGTGTAAAAAACTTTAGCATCAGTGACGTTAAATATAGTGACAACTATGAAGAAAACTCGGAACTTAGTGAATATTATTACTACATTGATATCACAAGTGACGATTTTAAACCACAAAATAGTTATGAAATCACCATTAAGCCAGGCTTTGGCGATTATAGAAATGTAGTAAGAGAAGAAAGTAGCTATGAAGTAGTAGCTAGCAATTTCACTCCATTTGCAAATTTTATAAATAATGAACCATATATCTCAAGTGTCGGCGAGATCGGTATCAGAAGTGCAAATTTACCTGAGCTAAATGTAAACGTTGAAAAGTTAAGCGATCAAAATTTTAGATACTTTTTAAATTTCAACGACAATAACGAAGATCTAAGCAATTTTAGCTCAAAAGTAGCAAGCAAAAGCTACAAGCTAGAGGGTGCATTAAATGAAATTTCTCTAAATAAAATCAAACTCGACTTTGCCGGGGCTGGAGACGGCGTTTATAAGATAAATTTAAACTATGGCAAGGATAAGAGCGTCTCAAAAGTAGTCTATCTAAGTGATATCGCCGTAAATGCAAAGCTTGGCAAGGATGAAATTTTCGTATTTGCAAATCGTCTTGGCGAAAATACAATGCTTCCAAACGCAAATGTAAAAATTTATGGTAAGAAAAACGAAGAGATCGCAGTTGGTGCAACAAATGATATAGGTGTTTTTAAATTTAACAAAAAAGATATTTACAAAGATATCTCCTCAGTAGTTGTCTCTCTTGGAAAAGAGCAAAATTTTCTTATTTTAAAAGAAGACGAAGCGCTAAATGAAGCGAAATTTATGAGCCAAAATGCCAGTGAGAGCATCGATGCGTACGTTCATTTTGCTTCAAATATCATAAGACCAAATGAGAGTTTAAAGGGTACAATCTATCTAAGAGATAGAGATTTTAATCCTTTAAAAAATATGCCTATAAAGATAAAATTTTTCGATCCACAAGGCAAAAGTAGTGCTGAAATTTCAAAAAATACAAATGACGTTGGCATGGTAAATTTTGAAAAAGAGATACTAAGCGATCTAAGCGGTAGATTTAATATGCAAGTAATTTACGCAAGCAAAGTGATCTCAAATGTACCATTTTTTGTTGAGAGTTTTATGCCAAATAGGATAAAAAATGAGATAACGCTTGAGAGGGATAAATTTTTCGCAAATGAGCTTATTAGAGCAAATCTAGCTAGTAACTATCTCTTTGGTGGCGCTGCTAGCGAGCTTGATGGCAGCATGCAGGTGAGCTTTTTTGATGATGAATATAAAAATAGCGAGTTTAAAGATTATAAATTTAAAAACAATACACTAAAACCAAGCGCTTATCCATCTTTTGAGAATGATCTCACTCTTTCAAAAGATGGTAAATCAAGCCAAATGATAGATCTTAGCTTTAGCACTAAAAATGCCTCTTCTATCATAACAGGCGTGATAAATTTCAATGTAAATGATGATGGCAAAAATGTAAGCGATACAAAAAGCTTTACTCTCTATCCTTACAAAGATATGGTTGGTATCGCAGCAAGCACGACATTTGCTGAGCCAAACGAAGATGTAAAAATAAGAACAGTTGTAGTAGATATGTCAAGTCAAAAGGCCGTAAAATCAAATTTAAAATTTGATATAAAACGTGTTACTTGGCAATACCAAAGAGATGCAAATGGCTATATAAAGTGGTTTCAAACGCTAGAAGATGTGGATAATTTTTATAAAGATAATGGCGAGTTTAGCTATAAATTTACACAAAGTGGCTCATATGTGATAGTCGTTACAAATCTAGTAAGTGGAGCAAGCACAAGTCTTGATATGGACGTAAGTGGCTACAACTACTCGACTCTAGCACCAACAAAAGAGCTTAGCAAATCTCAAATCAAACTAAATAAAAATATCTACAAAAAAGGCGATGAACTAAGTGCTGATATAAGCTCAGCTATAAAAGAAGGCATCGCTCTTGTTACGCTTGAAGATGGTGGCGTGAAAGCCTATAAGGTCGTTAAGATAAAGAATAACTCAGCAAATGTGAAATTTAAACTTGACTTTGATTTTAGTGGACTTTACGTGAGTGCAAATATCTACCGCATGACAGATGGCGGATTAACTCCGTTTAGGACTTACGGTAAGGTTTATGCTAAGGCTGATAAGTCATCAAGGATACTTGATCTAAGTCTTGATGCACCAAATACGGCAAAAAGCGATGAAAATATAAAAATTTCTTTAAAAACAAAGCCAAAAGCTTATGTGAATTTATTTATCACAGATGTTGGCGTGCTTGATATAACGTCACAAAAGCCAGCTGATCCACTTAAATTTTTTGACAAAATTTTACCAGATGGTGTGTTTGACTATGACATTTATAATATGCTCACAAACTATAAGGTCGAGGGCAAAACTTTAAGCTTTGGTGGCGATATGGCGGCACTTGCCATGGAGGCAAAAATGGCAAAACATGCTAGCCCAGTCGATAGCAAAAAGGTAAAAACATATGCAAATTTAGTAAGCCTTCAAGCTGACGATAATGGTGAAATTTCATACGAGTTTAAAACGCCAAATGGCTTTAACTCTGCCATTAGAGTAGATGTCGTGGCAAATAATGAAAATAGTATGAACGCGGTAAATAAAGAAATTTTAGTAAAAGATGATGTGATTATTAAGCCAAGTGCGTTAGTTTATCTGTTAAAAGGCGATGAGCTAAATGCAAACTTAAGGCTCATAAACACAACAAATGAGGATAAAAATTTAACCATAAAAGTGGCTAGCAGTAAAAATTTAAGCATCAAAACAAAAGAAAATGCGAATTTAAAGCCGCTTGAAAATAAAGCCTTTACATTTAAAATTTCAGCTCTTGAAGCTGGAGCTGGCGAATACAATATAACAATAAGCGACAAAAACAGCTCAAAAACAGCTCAAAATTTACTTGATGTAGTTAATCCTTATACGATTAGCACCTATGCAAGAAGTAGCGTCTTTGACAAAGAGAGCATGATCTCGCTTCCAAAAGGCTTTCACAATGTTAGTATAGATGCGTCAAGCTCGGTCTCAAGCGTGCTATTAGCAGCTTCTAAAAATTTAGTCGAGTACCCTTACGGATGTGCGGAGCAAAGGAGCTCAAGACTGCTTGCGCTTTTAAATTTAAAGCCAAAAGATGAGCTTGAAAAAAATGATCAAAAGAGATTTATTGTAACCGGTATGAGTGAGCTAATTAAGATGCAAAAACCAGATGGTAGCTTTGGCTACTGGAGCGATCTAAGTAGTACTAATGCATTTGCTTCGATCTATGCAACTGATGTGCTGCTTGATCTTGAAGAGGCTGGATATGAGCTAAATAAAAATGTAAAGCAAAGAGCATTAAATTCGCTCTTAAAATATACAAATACAGATATTGAAGCTCTATATGCTATCTATGTAAGCTCCCGCGCAAATGTTGCTGATAAATCGGTGCTAAATAAAATTTATGACCATAAAGCTTACAATACGACTGCACTTAATAAATATCTAATGGCAGCGGCTCTAAAGCTAAACGGCTTAAATGACGAAGCAAAGGTGGCGCTAAAAGATATTAAAAAAGCTCAGACGGCTGATTACAGCAGGGATTATTCTAGTTTTGGCTCAAAGATGAGAGACAATGCATTTATCTTGTATCTGCATGCAAAATATTTTGAGAGAAACGACTACTCAGATGATCTTGCAAATTTCTTGATCACAAATTTAAATGAGCTAAGCTCAACGCAAGAGCGTGCATTTACCCTTAGAGCGCTAAATGCTTACTTTGGCAAAGATGTTGGCGAGAAAAATAATAAATTTAAGCTTAACTACAATGGCGAAAGCAAAGAATTTGACGGCCTTTTAAGCGTATCATTTACAGCAAAAGATGGAAATTTTACCATTACACCACTTGGTGAAAACAAGCTATATGCCACTATTTTAAGCTATGCTTATGTGCCACTTGAGATCAAGCATAAAATAGAGCCAAAAGAGCTTGATATTTATAGAACGTTTGTCGATGAAAAAGGCAAAGAGCTAGGTCTTGACAGCCTAAGAGTAAATGATGTTGTCTATTCAAAAATAGTGATAAATTCTAAAGCTATGGTTAAAAATGGTGTAATAAACGAGATCGTAAGCAGCTGCTTTGAGCCAATAAATGAAAATCTAAGTGGCTTTAATAAGAGTCTTAAAGATAGCATTGAGCTTGAATATCAAAGCATAAAAGATGATCGCGTTTTAAGTTTTTATGCACTAGATAGTGACAAGAGAGAGGCTGTGCTTTACACACCTTATCGTGT
It encodes the following:
- the pbpC gene encoding penicillin-binding protein 1C is translated as MKKFKFLKFPALFLALVVTIFLILDQIYPLNLDALKKDEAKILLDRNGNIINMKLGSDGIWRFHEQSFPNSLKQCVVLFEDRYFYYHFGVNFASIFRAFFHNLRSDNRIGASTITMQVARMLEPSDRSYKNKIREIFRAFQLELHFSKDEILNFYLNLAPYGGNIEGVKAASFFYFGKELNELSYAQAALLSTIPKNPNKNRLDRVSNINALKNRVIKMLYKANLIDLSAFKRAQAEPFKNVRAKAIVTAEDYANVAFKNQISKASLDLNLQKDMLKILKDTMFSLKAKNANNAAAVVIDNKKMSVVAFIGSHDEHARDGKNSALNMKRNTGSTLKPFIYSLALDSGLITPNSQLIDTQIYIKEYAPKNFSNDFLGIVSAKDALNFSLNIPVINLNLKLKDNSLYELLEKVNLVDEDKEYYGASITLGSAEMSLLDLAHLYTIYANDGIYRPLEFAGKNYKNEEKNVTLISPQSAYLTAKMLSEASRSYLKNAWQYAQNTPKIAFKTGTSANSRDLYAIGVDENYTIAIWIGNFNASKTDKLTGLNDVSKSLFDMFKIIAQKEKLRFMSEPDGIEKLPTCLDAFNYEKCKKMALDDRINGVDLKDKCESLRGEELDFLVKNELLDKDEIQKSPCAEIFKDKKPVFAYPYDNEEIVTDENITQVMVKCYAFLGDEIYLKIDDLNFSKIENASEKKFGLTLGEHSIKCLDQNSNQSEITIKIRR
- a CDS encoding alpha-2-macroglobulin family protein, translated to MWQKVALLALLGMTNLYALSLNGTVQIKSPLSVEFGLEDKVDKNFVGMLSDKKLLLCQPALNGTVRFNNQSLLFFTKDMHAGLDYSCKLENGSTASFATKEFELTKIEKISDSKYILKFNDEVNIEAVKNIAVKDAKFKAIELSNNSFELNLDKNLSNPVFDFGEKFESKFGATLSGETIVNFADEISEESVNINDNAKSLEIPEIYPVSLDNGILGFRIYLKNWLDDDINLKKFINIKGVKNFSISDVKYSDNYEENSELSEYYYYIDITSDDFKPQNSYEITIKPGFGDYRNVVREESSYEVVASNFTPFANFINNEPYISSVGEIGIRSANLPELNVNVEKLSDQNFRYFLNFNDNNEDLSNFSSKVASKSYKLEGALNEISLNKIKLDFAGAGDGVYKINLNYGKDKSVSKVVYLSDIAVNAKLGKDEIFVFANRLGENTMLPNANVKIYGKKNEEIAVGATNDIGVFKFNKKDIYKDISSVVVSLGKEQNFLILKEDEALNEAKFMSQNASESIDAYVHFASNIIRPNESLKGTIYLRDRDFNPLKNMPIKIKFFDPQGKSSAEISKNTNDVGMVNFEKEILSDLSGRFNMQVIYASKVISNVPFFVESFMPNRIKNEITLERDKFFANELIRANLASNYLFGGAASELDGSMQVSFFDDEYKNSEFKDYKFKNNTLKPSAYPSFENDLTLSKDGKSSQMIDLSFSTKNASSIITGVINFNVNDDGKNVSDTKSFTLYPYKDMVGIAASTTFAEPNEDVKIRTVVVDMSSQKAVKSNLKFDIKRVTWQYQRDANGYIKWFQTLEDVDNFYKDNGEFSYKFTQSGSYVIVVTNLVSGASTSLDMDVSGYNYSTLAPTKELSKSQIKLNKNIYKKGDELSADISSAIKEGIALVTLEDGGVKAYKVVKIKNNSANVKFKLDFDFSGLYVSANIYRMTDGGLTPFRTYGKVYAKADKSSRILDLSLDAPNTAKSDENIKISLKTKPKAYVNLFITDVGVLDITSQKPADPLKFFDKILPDGVFDYDIYNMLTNYKVEGKTLSFGGDMAALAMEAKMAKHASPVDSKKVKTYANLVSLQADDNGEISYEFKTPNGFNSAIRVDVVANNENSMNAVNKEILVKDDVIIKPSALVYLLKGDELNANLRLINTTNEDKNLTIKVASSKNLSIKTKENANLKPLENKAFTFKISALEAGAGEYNITISDKNSSKTAQNLLDVVNPYTISTYARSSVFDKESMISLPKGFHNVSIDASSSVSSVLLAASKNLVEYPYGCAEQRSSRLLALLNLKPKDELEKNDQKRFIVTGMSELIKMQKPDGSFGYWSDLSSTNAFASIYATDVLLDLEEAGYELNKNVKQRALNSLLKYTNTDIEALYAIYVSSRANVADKSVLNKIYDHKAYNTTALNKYLMAAALKLNGLNDEAKVALKDIKKAQTADYSRDYSSFGSKMRDNAFILYLHAKYFERNDYSDDLANFLITNLNELSSTQERAFTLRALNAYFGKDVGEKNNKFKLNYNGESKEFDGLLSVSFTAKDGNFTITPLGENKLYATILSYAYVPLEIKHKIEPKELDIYRTFVDEKGKELGLDSLRVNDVVYSKIVINSKAMVKNGVINEIVSSCFEPINENLSGFNKSLKDSIELEYQSIKDDRVLSFYALDSDKREAVLYTPYRVRLGGKCSLGAVTTENMYNERQNDYDLAQRSFTVK